One Yoonia sp. BS5-3 genomic window carries:
- a CDS encoding YjbH domain-containing protein — protein sequence MTKRAVFLIASALPLIWGAAAQAQDVPINYSLFGTPGLLDMPSAHTAPEGTLATSLSYQEGLLRATATFQLTNRLSASARYSIVDLYNDDATAVETGEFERSFDLHYRLNNEGTYLPAFAVGIRDMFTPGAFSSEYIVATKSIGDRLTVTGGIGWGAMGTRDSFSNPFSGLDDRPVFVDTGEVGGQLGSDYWFRGEAAAFGGVTYQLNEKWGFVGEYSSIAYPQTGLSPALEAESPYNLSVIYRPRPGVQLSLASLYGSEVALSGTFTLNANNRPSLSGFEKAPAPIKGRSAAERHETTWDRSTLPEAGLRNAMSALLDIEGLTLTGLDVTDTTARVRYTNGRFRSDAQAMGRVARMMTQVMPNSVETFILEPEARGIPLSAATFARSDLENLETRPGAAAASFQRAMFGDAGQVGDVTRVDADEGGFSWGLSPYLSINAFSSDGSVSVDTGLNLKGRYEFSPRLVASGTIRQSFIKADPADPGVDTDDIQNVRTNGSFYGDDGVPVLQNLTLAYFGRPAPNFYSRATVGYLEGMYGGISTELLWKPVESRFGLGGELNYVAQRDTDMAFGFDEFDYDVVTGHLSAYYDLGNGYHTQLDVGRYLAGDWGATVSVDREYDNGVRVGAYFTQTELSYDDFGSGSYNKGVRISIPQDFLTGNPSTSSYGTTIRTRVGDGGARVQVDGRLYDIVRDAHTSDLEDTWGRFWR from the coding sequence ATGACAAAAAGAGCCGTTTTTCTGATAGCATCGGCCTTGCCGCTTATCTGGGGTGCCGCAGCGCAGGCGCAGGATGTCCCTATCAACTACTCGCTTTTTGGCACGCCAGGGCTGTTGGATATGCCGTCGGCCCATACTGCGCCCGAAGGCACATTGGCCACATCTTTATCCTATCAAGAAGGGCTGCTGCGCGCCACGGCAACGTTCCAATTGACAAACCGGCTGTCGGCCAGCGCCCGTTATTCTATCGTCGATTTATATAATGATGACGCCACCGCCGTTGAAACAGGCGAGTTTGAGCGCAGCTTTGATCTACATTACCGATTAAATAACGAAGGCACCTATCTGCCGGCCTTTGCCGTCGGGATCAGAGATATGTTCACGCCGGGCGCGTTTTCATCCGAATATATCGTGGCCACGAAATCGATTGGTGATCGGTTGACTGTCACAGGCGGCATCGGATGGGGGGCCATGGGCACGCGCGATAGTTTCAGCAACCCGTTTTCCGGTCTCGATGACCGGCCTGTCTTTGTCGATACAGGCGAGGTTGGCGGGCAGCTTGGCTCTGACTATTGGTTTCGCGGGGAAGCTGCAGCCTTTGGCGGTGTCACCTATCAGCTCAATGAAAAATGGGGTTTTGTGGGCGAATATTCGTCGATTGCCTATCCGCAAACAGGCCTATCGCCCGCTTTAGAGGCGGAATCGCCCTATAATCTTAGCGTCATCTATCGGCCACGCCCGGGCGTCCAACTGTCGCTTGCATCGCTTTATGGAAGCGAAGTTGCCCTGTCTGGCACATTTACGCTGAACGCAAATAATCGCCCAAGCCTGAGCGGTTTTGAAAAGGCCCCTGCCCCGATCAAAGGCCGCAGCGCCGCTGAGCGCCATGAGACCACATGGGATCGCAGCACCCTGCCCGAAGCAGGTTTGCGCAACGCCATGAGCGCCCTGTTGGATATCGAGGGGCTGACCCTGACCGGTCTGGACGTCACCGACACCACGGCGCGGGTGCGTTATACCAACGGGCGGTTCAGATCAGATGCCCAAGCCATGGGCCGGGTCGCACGGATGATGACGCAAGTCATGCCAAACTCGGTTGAGACTTTCATCCTTGAACCCGAAGCACGGGGTATTCCGCTGTCAGCGGCCACCTTTGCCCGGTCCGATCTGGAAAACCTGGAAACACGGCCCGGTGCGGCTGCAGCCTCTTTCCAACGGGCCATGTTTGGGGATGCGGGCCAGGTTGGCGATGTAACCCGGGTTGACGCTGATGAGGGCGGCTTTAGCTGGGGGCTTAGCCCTTATCTGTCGATCAACGCATTCAGCAGTGACGGATCGGTAAGCGTCGACACCGGGCTTAACCTGAAAGGCCGGTATGAATTCTCACCCCGGCTTGTCGCTTCAGGAACCATCCGGCAAAGCTTTATCAAGGCAGATCCCGCCGATCCAGGCGTGGATACCGATGATATTCAAAATGTCCGCACCAATGGGTCATTCTATGGCGATGACGGGGTGCCGGTTTTGCAGAACCTTACGCTGGCCTATTTCGGCCGCCCTGCACCAAATTTCTACAGCCGGGCCACTGTCGGCTATCTTGAAGGAATGTATGGCGGCATCTCGACCGAGCTGCTTTGGAAACCCGTCGAAAGCCGGTTCGGGCTGGGGGGCGAGCTGAACTATGTCGCGCAGCGCGACACGGATATGGCATTCGGGTTTGACGAATTCGACTATGATGTCGTCACCGGGCACCTGTCCGCCTATTACGACCTTGGAAACGGGTACCATACCCAGCTTGATGTGGGGCGTTATCTGGCGGGCGACTGGGGGGCGACCGTGTCGGTGGATCGCGAATATGACAACGGTGTCCGGGTCGGCGCTTACTTCACGCAAACCGAGCTGAGCTACGACGATTTCGGGTCAGGGTCCTATAACAAGGGCGTGCGCATCTCGATCCCGCAGGATTTCTTGACGGGCAACCCCAGCACTAGCAGCTATGGAACGACCATTCGGACACGGGTCGGCGACGGCGGGGCACGTGTTCAGGTGGATGGGCGGCTTTACGATATCGTGCGCGATGCACATACCAGCGATCTGGAAGATACATGGGGACGGTTCTGGCGATGA
- a CDS encoding YjbF family lipoprotein has translation MIHSFKNIILAAAIAGLTACGSIGDDGVGAQLADVATGLVSGQSAEAAPSAAVITEEELVNNPGKFMRVNMRRLDRWDTMVPAATNGARVTWVDSENNTVTLENGIIVATRGLPRDIMGASANGTWAAIRAGGGNAQRTHEFLDDNDQISQELLQCSIDFKGADTVNRLSQSLNSRKFEEICRGETLQLTNIYWLNGSGQLLRSLQAISPDAGYLQIDIF, from the coding sequence ATGATCCATAGTTTCAAGAATATCATTCTGGCCGCTGCAATTGCTGGTCTGACGGCATGCGGATCAATCGGTGATGACGGGGTCGGCGCACAACTGGCGGATGTTGCGACGGGGCTTGTCTCTGGCCAGTCTGCCGAAGCGGCACCAAGCGCGGCGGTGATCACCGAAGAGGAATTGGTCAATAATCCGGGCAAGTTCATGCGGGTGAATATGCGCCGGCTGGACCGTTGGGATACGATGGTGCCTGCGGCGACAAATGGGGCACGCGTCACCTGGGTGGATAGCGAAAATAATACGGTTACGCTGGAAAACGGGATCATTGTCGCAACCCGCGGCTTGCCCCGTGACATCATGGGGGCAAGCGCAAATGGGACTTGGGCTGCGATCCGCGCGGGTGGCGGAAACGCGCAAAGAACGCATGAATTCCTGGATGACAATGACCAGATTTCGCAAGAACTGTTGCAATGCAGCATCGATTTTAAGGGGGCAGACACGGTCAATCGGCTCAGCCAATCGCTGAATTCGCGCAAATTTGAAGAGATTTGTCGCGGCGAAACGCTCCAATTGACCAATATTTATTGGCTAAATGGCTCTGGACAGCTTCTGCGCAGCCTTCAAGCGATTTCACCGGATGCCGGATATTTGCAAATCGATATCTTCTGA